Within Bacillus solimangrovi, the genomic segment CCAGTTGTAAAACCTGCATTTTCCCCAGAATCCCATTGCATCGGTGTGCGTGAATTATCACGCCCATTTTTCCAAATCACCTTCATAATCTCTTGAGGCTTCTTTCCGTTCGCTAACTCCGTTTGGTAGAGGTTTTTTGTAGCAACATCTTGATAATCGTCAATAGAGGTAAACTGAACATTTGTCATCCCTAACTCTTGGCCTTGATAAATAAACGGTGTCCCTTGCATGAAGAAATACAACGTTGCAAGACATTTCGCCGATTGCTTCCAATATTTCTTATCATTACCCCAAGTGGACACAGATCGAGGTTGGTCATGATTTTCTAAAAATAAAGCATTCCATCCGTTACCTTCTAATCCTATTTGCCATTTTGTCAACGTTTTCTTTAGTGTATGGATGTCTAAACCACCTGTTGTACTTTTTCCCCATAAGTCTAAGTGTTCAAATTGAAAAATCATATTGAACTTTCCCTTTTTTTCTCCCACCCATAGGTCAGATTCTTCAACGGTTACACCATTCGCCTCACCTACTGTCACACAATCATACCGATCGAACGTTGCATGTTTTAATTCTTCTAAAAAAACGTGAATACCTTCTCGATTCATATGACCTTTAAATGACGGAACATATTTTTTCTTCTTAGGGTTCGGTAGATCAGGGAATCCCGCTACTTTCTTAATATGTGAAATCGCATCAACACGGAAACCATCGATCCCTTTATCTAACCACCAGTTCACCATCTCATATAAGTCTTGACGCACATTTGGATTTTCCCAATTCAAATCAGGTTGTTTTCGAGAAAAAACATGCAAATAATATTCTTCTGTTCGTTCATCATACTCCCAAGCAGATCCATTGAATATTGACTCCCAATTATTTGGCTCTGCCCCATTCTTATCACGTTTCCATATATAATAATCTCGGTATGGATTATCTTTTGCGGAACGAGATTCAATGAACCATGGATGTTCATCAGACGTATGATTAATGACTAAGTCCATTATTAACTTCATATCACGGTTATGTACTTCTTTTAACAGTTCATCAAAATCTTCCATCGCACCAAAATCATCCATAATCTGCTTGTAATCACTTATATCATAACCGTTATCATCGTTCGGTGAAGCATAAATTGGACAGATCCAAATGAGGTCAATCCCAAGTTGTTGAATATAATCAAGCTTTAAAATAATACCTTGAATGTCACCAATCCCATCACCATTAGCATCCATGAAGCTTCGTGGATAGATTTGATAAGCTACTGCTTCTTTCCACCATTTCCTGTGCATAGATTGACCTCCTCATCACAAGAGTGCATTCATTTAGAATGAACATTACTAAGCTTTCTTATATATTCATATCCGTTTCAACAATGAAAATTCAATAATAACAAAAGATTATAGCCGTTCCTTTATGAATCAAATGATCTCACTTTCAATAAAAGTGCATATTTTAACTCCTTTATTACTACCTCTATTTAAATTGAAACAGTCACTTACAGATTTTCTTCATATAAACTTGTTCAACGCTCTTCTCAAACCCAGCTCCCTGTAGTAACGAGATTACTGATTGATTATTTGATGATAAGTTCACTGTTATCCTCTTTAATTTTTGATCGAATGGAGAAAATAATTGTGATAATAGACTTGCAGCTACCTGTTGTTGATCATTCCTATTTGATGCTGTTTCACATTGATAAAGCGCTGTACTTACATGTAATCCATCATCATTAAAATTGCGCTTTAAAAACGCATATCCTACCTTTTCCCCAGTTTGGGAATCGACAGCAAGGATAGCTTCTCCATCCCTCACACTCTTAACCTGAGTTTGCCAACTAGACATACTTTTATAAAACGAAAGATATTGAACAGCTAGAGGAACTGTTTTTATATACTTGTATTCATCTAAGTAGTCTTGGAAAGGATTGATTTCAAACGAACCTTCATGAGCGAAAAAGAATAATTTGTCTTCTATAACATATCCTAATTTTTCATACAACCGAATGGCTTTTTCATTTTGTTTAATAGCTTCTAAAGTGGCGATATCAACACCTTCCTTTTCATAGATTGCTAACGTTTCTTCTATTAGTTTTTTCCCTATTCCTGATCCCCTGTATGTTGTTGCGACACCTGTTCCACCGTTCCACGCAACCTTTTTTCCATCTATCATTCTTAGTCCATTTAATACGATGCCAATTGGTTTATTACCATCAAAAGCAACAATAGAATGGTTAGCTGACAATCCTTCTTGTGTTAGTCGATTCAAAAAAACATCAATCGTCATCTGTACATCAGTAAAGTATCCAGAAAACCCCTCGTTCCAAGCAGTTATTGCATCTTGTAACGTACATTCATTTAATCGTTTAATCGTAATCATAGTAGCCACCTCATTTTTATTAGTGTAGATTTTCAATAGTGATTCTCTCATTCCTTCTCTACCACACGACATTAATAGACAAACTAAAGCAAAAGACCAAATCATAATGTGATTTGGTCTTAGTCGTAAGATGATATTTCAACTGTTTGTCCACAATAGGTAAACAAATAAATTAGGAACTCCCTGCTGCTGTATAACTTCTATTACGCCATTACTTTACAAATATCATTTGTAAATTCAACTGGGTCTTGAATTTCTAACCCTTCAATAAGTAACGCCTGATTATAGAGAAGATTTGTATATAATCTAACTTTCTCCTCATCTTTATCAAACGCAGCTTTCAGCGATTCGAAAACGTCATGATTCACATTAATTTCTAAAACTTTGTCAGCTTTGACATTTTGATTATCTGGCATCGCGCTTAGTACTTTTTCCATTTCGATCGTAACATCTCCCTCAGTTGATAAGCAAACTGGGTGTGACTTCAATCGTTTCGATGCTCGAACATCTTTCACTTTATCAGCTAAAATCTCTTTCATTTTCTCAAAAAGATCTTTATTTTCTTGTTTTTCCTCATCTGTATTCGTTTCAGCTTCGTCTGCTTCGATGCCTAAGTCACCACTTGATACAGATTTGAATTCTTTTTCCTTGTATGTCATCAACATTTTCGCTGCAAACTCATCAATGTCTTCTGTAAAGTATAAGATTTCAAAACCTTTATCTAATACTAGTTCTGTTTGAGGCAATTTTTCAATTCGTTCAGGTGATTCACCTGTTGCATAATAAATATATTTTTGATCTTCTGGCATACGTGAAACATATTCATCCAATGTAACCATCTTCTTCTCTTTTGAAGAATAGAACATTAACAAATCTTGCAGTAACTCTTTATGTGCACCATATTCACTATACACACCATACTTCAATTGTGTTCCGAATGATTTATAAAATGCTTCATATTTCTCACGATCATTTTTTAACAAGCTTTTCAGCTCGTTTTTGACTTTCTTTTGAATATTTTTCGCAATCACCTTCAACTGGCGATCATGTTGTAAAATTTCACGAGAAATGTTGAGCGATAAGTCTTCAGAGTCAACCATACCCTTTACAAAACTGAAATAATCAGGAAGTAAATCCGCACACTTATCCATAATTAAGACGCCGTTTGAATAAAGCTCTAACCCTTTTTCATATTCTTTTGAATAATAATTGAATGGCATGTTCTCTGGAATAAACAAAATTGCATTATATCGTACAGTACCATCCACACTAATGTGAATATGCTTTAGTGGTTTATCAAACCCATAGTGCTTCTCCGCATAGAAATTCTCATAATCTTCATCGGACAACTCACTCTTATTCTTTCTCCAAATCGGAACCATACTATTGATCGTTTGCTCTTCAGTTACCTCTTCATACTCGTCCTCGCTGCCTTCTTTCAACTGACTATTTGTCACATCCATCTTAATTGGATAACGAATGAAGTCTGAATACTTCTTAATAATTGCTTGTAGACGATATTCTTCTAAAAATTCATCATATGAATCTTCTTCAGTATTTTCCTTAATAGAAAGGATAATTTCCGTTCCAACAGAGTCCTTCTCAATAGGTACGATTTCATAACCGTCAGCACCTTTTGATTCCCACTTGTACGCTTCTTCTCTTCCAAGAGCTTTACTGATTACTGTTACAACATCCGCCACCATGAATGCTGAGTAAAACCCTACACCAAATTGACCGATAATGTCGTGACCATCCTTCAGTTCCGTTTCACTCTTAAATGCTAACGAACCACTTTGGGCGATCGTTCCAAGGTTGTTCTCTAGATCTTCTTTCGTCATTCCAATTCCAGTATCAGAGATTTTCAACGTACGTGTTTCCTTATTTGCTTCAACTGTAATATAATAATTATCTTTATCAAAACTAAGAGCTTCGTCAGTTAATGCCTTATAATAAATTTTATCGATCGCATCACTTGAATTTGAGATTAATTCTCTTAAAAAGATCTCTCTTTGGGAATAGATGGAGTTAACCATCATCTCTAATAATCGTTTCGACTCAGCCTTAAATTGCTTCGTAGTCATCATAACCTCTCCTTTCAACGTTCAAACTTATGTAATTTCAATTTACATACATAACTATAAATCATTAGCACTCTATCTACAAGAGTGCTAATGATCATTTATTATTATATCCACTACATTCAGTCAACACAACAAAATCGCTACATCTCATTATACTTAGAGGTGTACTGTTTCTTTATTACTAAATTAATTTGAGCAGCATATTTACTACATAATATTTAAATCAGATATTCCATTTTCTTCTGACAAGGCTTTTATTGACTTCATAACAATCCTTACAATTTGAACATAAAAAACAACTAGTATTAAATCAACGATATAAGATATTAAATAAAATTCATAATAATACCCATCTATAAATGTGATATCCCAAAATAATAGTTGTCCTGAAAGACGTGATATTAATTCAAGAATATAATAGAAAATTATTATCTTTTTTAATCTTAAACCAATACTTTTTGTATTTAAATCATTTACTAAATATCGTGCCATTGTTGAATATATATTCCATATCCCCCAAATGTTATATATTGGAACTAACACTCTTGCCAATGCTCCACCAGCTGTTATCGAATAGTTAAAATCCATATCTTTAAGATCTCTATGAATCTTAAACAACCATACAAGATACATTATCGATGCAATAACAAATATTAGTGCAGTAGATATATCTATAAGAGCATCAAACTTCATAATCTTCAAATAAATTTGCTCAAAAAATACCGCTATAAATGTCGTTACGATACTTACACAAGTAAGTGCAATAACCACCTTTAATAGTACAATTAATAGTTTACTAACTCTATGCGATCTCAAACTCATCTGTTTCCTCCATTAGATTGTGTGTGGTAAATTGCATATTTTCATTTTTTAGATTATCAAAACAATGGAACTATTATTTTCCCAAATAGATAATAACGCACATATTAACATTTAACAATAAAAATACCAAATATATCTTACTGATAGTTTCGCAATTATTATTCAAAAAAATTTATATACAGGATAACCTCTCAATAAACATGCTTTGCACAAAAAAATGCTCCCTTACTTGAACAATCTACAAGTAAGGAAGCATTTTATCATCATTCATATAAGAAAAGATAATCTCTTTCGTTTTAAATTACTCACCTAAATCAACATTATGATACACTTGTTGAACATCTTCTAAATCTTCTAATACGTCTACTAGCTTCTCAAATTGTGCTCGTGCATCTTCTGACAATGTTATGTCATTTTGAGCAAGCATCGTTAATTCAGCAACTGTGAATTCTTCAATACCCTCATTCTTCAATGCTTCTTGCACAGCATTGAACTGCTCTGGTTCAGCATATACAATTACAGCTCCATCTTCTTCAAGAATATCCCGAGCATCAACGTCCGCTTCCATTAAGATTTCAAGTACGTCATCTGCCGTCTTTCCTTCAATACCAATGACAGCAGTCGCATCAAACATATATGCAACTGAACCACTTACACCCATGTTTCCACCATTTTTACCAAATGCAGCACGGACTTCCGATGCAGTACGATTTACGTTATTTGTCAGTGTATCAACGATAACCATCGATCCGTTTGGTCCGAAACCTTCATAACGAAGCTCATCATAGTTTTCTTCTGAACCACCCTTAGCTTTTTCGATAGCACGTTCGATAATTGATTTCGGTACATTGTACGTTTTTGCACGTTCAAGTACAAACTTTAATGCTTGATTTGATTCTGGATCAGGTTCTCCCTGTTTTGCTACTACGTATATTTCACGCCCAAATTTTGCATAAATACGACTTGTATTTTTATCTTTTGATGCTTTTTTTTCTTTAATATTGTTCCACTTTCGACCCATATAGTTCCACTCACTTTCATATTAAATCAACTTAATGGACATTATGTGTTGATTACAAATTTTTTTATACTACATAAACTCATTCACTAAATTATATCATAAGTCAGCTACACGGATGGTGTGAAATGAGTCTAGACGTTGACTACTTGTAATATCTTTTGAATAATATAATTTTCTATCAATTTCGACAATTATTTCAGTTGTTCTGTGCTACCTTTAGATTAGTAATAGTTTAATAGAAACGGAGCGTGGAATTTTGTCTAATAAAGAAGTTGGATTTGATACTTTACATACATTATCTGGTGATTCAGGTATTAAGAGCTTAGAATCACTTAGAGATTTTTCAGAAGATTTAGCGAAATATGTAGTTGAATTTGCATATGGTGAAATTCATTCACGTGACCATTTTACATTAAGAGAAAAAGAGCTGTTAACACTTTCTTCTTTACTTGCTCAGCCTGGTTGTGAAAATGCATTACGATTTCATTATAGAGCAGCGTTAAATATTGGGATGTCAAAGCAGGAGTTGATTGAGATCATCATTCATTGTTTACCATATGTTGGTTTCCCAAAAGCAATGCAAGGTATAGAAGTGCTACAAGAAATTTTACAAGAAACAACTCAATGACCTACTTAAGTCATCTAGGAGGGAAAATGGTTGAATATTGATCCACTATACATTTTAAATGCAAATTATCGTTGCAAATATGAATATGGACTTTCTCCATTTGAGAAACCGAACCTCGTTTCAAAACTATCAGATGATGCATTAAATCAAAAGAAAGAAGAATATAAGGAACTTATTTCGATGACTAAGTTTTTCATGACAAAGTTACTCGCTTTCTTAGAAAAAATACCAACTGTCATCTTTATAACAGATGACAATGGTGGTGTCATAGAAAGCTTTGGAGATGAATTGTTATTGAATTCGTTAAACTTAGGCGAGGGGTTAATATTTAATGAAAAGATATCAGGTACAAACTCTGTCACATTAAGCCTTGCCCATAAACAGCCTATTCAAGTTGTCGGTAAACAACACTTTTTCCATATGCTTCACGGCTATTCATGTAGCACGTGCCCTTTCAGCTTAACTGATTGTGATAAAACTAGTGGCACAATTACACTCATGACAACTGTTGATAATTCGAGTCCCTTTCATCTTGGTTTAGTCTCTTCAGCCGTTGACTCTATCGAACGTGAATTAAAGCTAAGGGATACTAATCAACGTCTATCATTATTAAATCAAATGATGATTAGCTCCATAAAAAATGGGATTGTCATTACTGATAATAACGGGATAATCATAGATTTTAATGCAACTGCAGAAGAAATACTATCAGTCAAAAAATCAGAAATAATCGGAGATAAAATTGAAAATTATAACGATATATCCTGCATTCTTAAAAAAGTTATTCAAAATCAAGAGGAATTCCAAGATGTAGAACACACCTTCTCTAACGGGAAAACATGTATTATTGATGCTTTTCCACTCTATTCTGAAAGCAATAGATTAGAAGGAGGATTCATTCAATTTCGTGATATTACTGAACGACGAAAGCTCGAAGATGAAATTATCGCTTCAGAGAAATTCTCTGCAATTGGAAAATTAAGTGCAGGGCTTGCACATGAAATACGTAACCCACTCACACCAATTATGGGTTTTGTGAAGTTAGTTATGGAAAAGCATAAAGAAGACATTAAAACAGAGCAGTATTTGACATTAGTACTTAACGAACTTAGAAGAGTAAAAAAACTTGTCGATGATTTTGTCATCGTCTCTAAACCTGAAACGCCATCAAAAGAATTAATCAATATTAAAACGCTCATTGATGAAACAACAAATTTAATGCAAAGTCAATTTTTGCTTCATAATGCTTCAATTGAAATAAACAATCAATTAGAAGAAGAGATTTTCCTGAAGATGGATGGGTCACAAATTAAACAAGTATTAATTAACCTTATACAAAATGCATTAGATGCTATAGAAGAAAAAGGGAAGATAACAATTTCTTTAATGAAGGTAAATCTTGAAGTCGTTATCGTTGTAGAAGACAATGGAGCAGGAATTGAAGATACTTTGCTTGCGAAATTGTTTAATCCGTTCTTTTCTACTAAAGAAGAAGGTATTGGACTCGGTCTATCGATCTGTTATCGAATCATTCAAAATCATCAAGGAGATATTACTGTTCACTCTACCTTAGGAGAAGGTACAACATTCAAAATCTATTTACCTCTTAATGAATCTATAGAAACGGAGGATATCACATGACTGAAACAGTCCTTTCTATTCTCGTAAATCATATTAAACATTGGAATATAACACATGTGTTTGGTATTCCAGGCAAACCCGTCGGACCAATTGTCTTTGAATTAGAAAAACAAGGAATTTCCTTTGTTTTAAGCAGACATGAATGCGCATCAGGTTATGAAGCTAGTGGTTATAGTTTGCAATCTGGAACACTAGGTGTTGCACTCGGTACTTCTGGACCTGGTGCTACAAATTTAATAACAGCAGCAGGACAAGCAATGGCTCACAATCTTCCAGTTCTATTTCTAACAGGCAGTATGTCTGCTGCAGAAACAGGCAAGTCATTCGCACAAGATTCATCCTTCTTTTCTACAGATCTAGTTAAAATGTTTGAACCTGTAACCCGATTCAGCGCACGTGTAGAGCGAAAGGAGCTCACTGAAAGATATATTCAACATGCACTAGAAAAAGCATTCTCAGGTACAAAAGGGCCTGTCCACCTATCGTTTCCGTTAGACGTGCTCTTAGATGATATCGAACCGTTTATTGTCGATATTCCAACAATAAGTCATACCGTTTCTACATCACTAGATAACTGTGCAGATTTATTGAATAAGGCAAAGCGCCCACTCTTACTCTTGGGAAAAGGTGTCCGTTCCTCAGGTTGTTATGAAGAAGTAGTACAGTTTGCAGAGAAGTGGCAGATTCCAGTCTCAACAACTGGAGGTGGAAAAGGAACATTTCCAACGAATCATCATTTATCAATAGGAGGATTTGGATTAGGTGGATCTATTGAGGTAGACCAATATTTACTATCAGGTGTTGATGTCATGATTGTAATTGGTTCCTCACTTAGTGATATGTCAACAGCTGGATTTACAGAAGAGATGTACCCTGAACAAGTTATTCATTTTGACTACAATCGAACATTTGTCGGCAAGATGATTACACGTCCGACATTGTTTATTGAAGGTGACGCAAAAGAAAATTTACATCTATTATTACAAAAAGAGACACCTCATATAAGTCGCGATCTACCACAACCGAAAACTCCTATAGTAATTAGTAATGAGCATCGTGATTTCATGTCTTCAGCTGAAGCAGTACAAGAAATTCGCCGTCACTTACCACATGATACATTAGTATTTGCAGATGCAGGTAGTCATGCCTATTATGGGGTAAAGTATTTTGATACCTATCAGCCTGGTACATTCATATTTGATGACCTATTTATCGCAATGGGAAATGGGATCGGGATGTCAATTGGAGCGAAAGCTGCTTCACCAACTCGTATCGTCGCATGTATAACCGGAGATGGATGCATGTATATGCACGGAACAGAACTAGCTACTGCAGTGGACATTTCTGCGAATGTGATTTTCTTCATGTTCAATAACGGAAAGATCGATATGGTTGAAAAAGGAATGAAAAAATGGTTTGGTAGTTCTGTTAAAACTGTCTTTCAGCCTGCACTAGATGGTGTTAAATTTGCCGAATCTATGGGAGCTAGAGGAATATTAGTTCAAAACTTAGAAGATATTGAAGATGCTATTAACATAGCGATGAGCGAAAGTGGCCCAACCTTAATCGAGTTAATAGTTGATCCTGATGAAGTTCCACCTACTCTCAAAAGAGATGACTAAATCCACATGGACAAAAGTAAGTAGTGTGCGATGATAAACATACAATAAGCAATCGCCCGCCTAGTTACGGGCGATTGCTTATTTAAACCAACCTCTTTCTTTCGATTGTGTAATTGCTTCGATACGATTCTTCACTTCTAATTTTTCTAAAATAGTTGATATATAATTACGAACTGTACCTGTTTTAATACTCAATTTATCTGCAATTTCCTTCGTATCATTTCCATCAGCAACTAACTCTAAAACTTCTCTCTCTCTTTTAGACAGAGGATTATCTGAACTATAAAAGTCTTCCATTAGTTCTGGTGCATACATTCTCTTTCCCCTCATAACAGCGCGAATAGAGCTTGCCAGCTCCTCACTTGGACTATCCTTCAACAGATACCCGTTTACACCTGCTTTTAATGCACGCTGAAAATATCCCGAACGTGCAAATGTCGTTAAAATAATTACTTTACAATCGAATTCTTTAAGGTCTTCTGCAGCTTCAAGCCCAGTCTTACCTGGCATTTCTATATCCATAATGCAGACATCTGGTTGAAATTTGTGAACAAGTGATACCGCATCTGCCCCATTCGATGCTTTTCCGACGACTTCCATATCCTCTTCCAAATCAAGTAAAGAACCAAACGCTCCTAGCAACATCTGTTGGTCTTCTGCAATAACAATTCGAATCATTCAAGTTCCTCCCTATCTGTCTGCTTCACATCAATTGGCACACGTATTATTAATGTTGTCCCATCATTAGTCATGAGTTCTAAGTCACCATTGACAAATTCTAAACGCTCTCTCATTCCTATTAAGCCATGACCTTTCCCTTCTTTTTGATTACGAATCTTAAAAACACCATCGTCATGAATCGTTAACACAATATCCTTCCACGTTTGTTTTATCGATATGGTGCACGTTTTTGCACCACTATGTTTCACAATATTTGTCACTGCTTCTTTCATACACATACTTAATATATTCTCAGTTAACGGAGAAACCCCTGTTAATGTGATTTTTTCTTGACCAATGAACATTATTTGAGCTGCATCTAAAATTTGCTTAACAAGTGGCAATTCATCATTGATTCGAATACCACGCATTGAAGAAACCATTTTTCTCACTTCATTTAACGCTGTTCTTGCTGTCTGCTGAACATCCTTCAATTCATTACGTGCTTTTTCTGGGTTTTGATGAATTAACTTTCTCGCTAAGTCACTTTTCAACCCAATTAGAGACAGCTTCTGGCCTAGCGTATCATGAAGATCACGAGCAATTCGCTGTCTTTCTTCTAATTTACTTAATTCAGCTAACCTTTTATTCGCATCTTCTAACTTTTCTTCAAGATGATCCTTCT encodes:
- a CDS encoding glycoside hydrolase family 13 protein, whose protein sequence is MHRKWWKEAVAYQIYPRSFMDANGDGIGDIQGIILKLDYIQQLGIDLIWICPIYASPNDDNGYDISDYKQIMDDFGAMEDFDELLKEVHNRDMKLIMDLVINHTSDEHPWFIESRSAKDNPYRDYYIWKRDKNGAEPNNWESIFNGSAWEYDERTEEYYLHVFSRKQPDLNWENPNVRQDLYEMVNWWLDKGIDGFRVDAISHIKKVAGFPDLPNPKKKKYVPSFKGHMNREGIHVFLEELKHATFDRYDCVTVGEANGVTVEESDLWVGEKKGKFNMIFQFEHLDLWGKSTTGGLDIHTLKKTLTKWQIGLEGNGWNALFLENHDQPRSVSTWGNDKKYWKQSAKCLATLYFFMQGTPFIYQGQELGMTNVQFTSIDDYQDVATKNLYQTELANGKKPQEIMKVIWKNGRDNSRTPMQWDSGENAGFTTGKPWIKVNPNYKSVNVVREMEDDDSIYHYYKKLIQMRKDSELVVYGKYELMLEDHDYLYVYTRAHGEEVLLVITNLFPTITNFILPKKLAGKSSQLLLCNYEVSAKEDVRHFALRPYEARVYRFN
- a CDS encoding GNAT family N-acetyltransferase; amino-acid sequence: MITIKRLNECTLQDAITAWNEGFSGYFTDVQMTIDVFLNRLTQEGLSANHSIVAFDGNKPIGIVLNGLRMIDGKKVAWNGGTGVATTYRGSGIGKKLIEETLAIYEKEGVDIATLEAIKQNEKAIRLYEKLGYVIEDKLFFFAHEGSFEINPFQDYLDEYKYIKTVPLAVQYLSFYKSMSSWQTQVKSVRDGEAILAVDSQTGEKVGYAFLKRNFNDDGLHVSTALYQCETASNRNDQQQVAASLLSQLFSPFDQKLKRITVNLSSNNQSVISLLQGAGFEKSVEQVYMKKICK
- the htpG gene encoding molecular chaperone HtpG, which encodes MTTKQFKAESKRLLEMMVNSIYSQREIFLRELISNSSDAIDKIYYKALTDEALSFDKDNYYITVEANKETRTLKISDTGIGMTKEDLENNLGTIAQSGSLAFKSETELKDGHDIIGQFGVGFYSAFMVADVVTVISKALGREEAYKWESKGADGYEIVPIEKDSVGTEIILSIKENTEEDSYDEFLEEYRLQAIIKKYSDFIRYPIKMDVTNSQLKEGSEDEYEEVTEEQTINSMVPIWRKNKSELSDEDYENFYAEKHYGFDKPLKHIHISVDGTVRYNAILFIPENMPFNYYSKEYEKGLELYSNGVLIMDKCADLLPDYFSFVKGMVDSEDLSLNISREILQHDRQLKVIAKNIQKKVKNELKSLLKNDREKYEAFYKSFGTQLKYGVYSEYGAHKELLQDLLMFYSSKEKKMVTLDEYVSRMPEDQKYIYYATGESPERIEKLPQTELVLDKGFEILYFTEDIDEFAAKMLMTYKEKEFKSVSSGDLGIEADEAETNTDEEKQENKDLFEKMKEILADKVKDVRASKRLKSHPVCLSTEGDVTIEMEKVLSAMPDNQNVKADKVLEINVNHDVFESLKAAFDKDEEKVRLYTNLLYNQALLIEGLEIQDPVEFTNDICKVMA
- a CDS encoding YebC/PmpR family DNA-binding transcriptional regulator produces the protein MGRKWNNIKEKKASKDKNTSRIYAKFGREIYVVAKQGEPDPESNQALKFVLERAKTYNVPKSIIERAIEKAKGGSEENYDELRYEGFGPNGSMVIVDTLTNNVNRTASEVRAAFGKNGGNMGVSGSVAYMFDATAVIGIEGKTADDVLEILMEADVDARDILEEDGAVIVYAEPEQFNAVQEALKNEGIEEFTVAELTMLAQNDITLSEDARAQFEKLVDVLEDLEDVQQVYHNVDLGE
- a CDS encoding carboxymuconolactone decarboxylase family protein; the protein is MSNKEVGFDTLHTLSGDSGIKSLESLRDFSEDLAKYVVEFAYGEIHSRDHFTLREKELLTLSSLLAQPGCENALRFHYRAALNIGMSKQELIEIIIHCLPYVGFPKAMQGIEVLQEILQETTQ
- a CDS encoding ATP-binding protein, whose translation is MNIDPLYILNANYRCKYEYGLSPFEKPNLVSKLSDDALNQKKEEYKELISMTKFFMTKLLAFLEKIPTVIFITDDNGGVIESFGDELLLNSLNLGEGLIFNEKISGTNSVTLSLAHKQPIQVVGKQHFFHMLHGYSCSTCPFSLTDCDKTSGTITLMTTVDNSSPFHLGLVSSAVDSIERELKLRDTNQRLSLLNQMMISSIKNGIVITDNNGIIIDFNATAEEILSVKKSEIIGDKIENYNDISCILKKVIQNQEEFQDVEHTFSNGKTCIIDAFPLYSESNRLEGGFIQFRDITERRKLEDEIIASEKFSAIGKLSAGLAHEIRNPLTPIMGFVKLVMEKHKEDIKTEQYLTLVLNELRRVKKLVDDFVIVSKPETPSKELINIKTLIDETTNLMQSQFLLHNASIEINNQLEEEIFLKMDGSQIKQVLINLIQNALDAIEEKGKITISLMKVNLEVVIVVEDNGAGIEDTLLAKLFNPFFSTKEEGIGLGLSICYRIIQNHQGDITVHSTLGEGTTFKIYLPLNESIETEDIT
- a CDS encoding thiamine pyrophosphate-binding protein, whose protein sequence is MTETVLSILVNHIKHWNITHVFGIPGKPVGPIVFELEKQGISFVLSRHECASGYEASGYSLQSGTLGVALGTSGPGATNLITAAGQAMAHNLPVLFLTGSMSAAETGKSFAQDSSFFSTDLVKMFEPVTRFSARVERKELTERYIQHALEKAFSGTKGPVHLSFPLDVLLDDIEPFIVDIPTISHTVSTSLDNCADLLNKAKRPLLLLGKGVRSSGCYEEVVQFAEKWQIPVSTTGGGKGTFPTNHHLSIGGFGLGGSIEVDQYLLSGVDVMIVIGSSLSDMSTAGFTEEMYPEQVIHFDYNRTFVGKMITRPTLFIEGDAKENLHLLLQKETPHISRDLPQPKTPIVISNEHRDFMSSAEAVQEIRRHLPHDTLVFADAGSHAYYGVKYFDTYQPGTFIFDDLFIAMGNGIGMSIGAKAASPTRIVACITGDGCMYMHGTELATAVDISANVIFFMFNNGKIDMVEKGMKKWFGSSVKTVFQPALDGVKFAESMGARGILVQNLEDIEDAINIAMSESGPTLIELIVDPDEVPPTLKRDD
- a CDS encoding response regulator transcription factor is translated as MIRIVIAEDQQMLLGAFGSLLDLEEDMEVVGKASNGADAVSLVHKFQPDVCIMDIEMPGKTGLEAAEDLKEFDCKVIILTTFARSGYFQRALKAGVNGYLLKDSPSEELASSIRAVMRGKRMYAPELMEDFYSSDNPLSKREREVLELVADGNDTKEIADKLSIKTGTVRNYISTILEKLEVKNRIEAITQSKERGWFK
- a CDS encoding sensor histidine kinase, whose product is MFKRFMTFQKKNNGISPYIWAVLCILPFYFIFQSSSTIEIIIGILLTILFFVFYRFAFISKGGWPVYLWTFILIAISITSTSLFSYVYFAFFLAYFIGNITKRVTFFILYFVHLISTSISINFSIINNGSLFLAQLPFVIVIWISVILLPFSIHNRKEKDHLEEKLEDANKRLAELSKLEERQRIARDLHDTLGQKLSLIGLKSDLARKLIHQNPEKARNELKDVQQTARTALNEVRKMVSSMRGIRINDELPLVKQILDAAQIMFIGQEKITLTGVSPLTENILSMCMKEAVTNIVKHSGAKTCTISIKQTWKDIVLTIHDDGVFKIRNQKEGKGHGLIGMRERLEFVNGDLELMTNDGTTLIIRVPIDVKQTDREELE